A portion of the Choristoneura fumiferana chromosome 6, NRCan_CFum_1, whole genome shotgun sequence genome contains these proteins:
- the LOC141429231 gene encoding probable RNA-binding protein 46 isoform X2 — MPPVKHYSCSEVNQHELSSRLLSLTENNTSYTLTQINGQRIYRKAPHAWSGPEPSRNCEVFIGRIPHDCFEDTLVPLFRQAGELFEFRLMINFSGWNRGYAFAMYTNDAEASNAIRMFNNYMIRPSWQLGVCPSINNCRIFISRIPPTLSSAEIVRLLYELTDEVQEVRVRRSIASSAAIVEYKSHRGAAMARKALVAAAAAAWGCGARPAVDWSLPQSPQLLKQYREVGRWTAERGVELCRVAEEGAAAPPLAPSYTLEPWSQARRLRMIHEAARRHPPPPDDKFG; from the exons ATGCCTCCTGTTAAGCATTATTCGTGTAGTGAAGTAAATCAACATGAATTATCATCGAGATTATTATCTCTAACAGAAAATAACACATCTTATACACTTACGCAAATAAATGGACAGAGGATCTACAGGAAAGCTCCTCATGCATGGTCCGGGCCGGAGCCATCGAGAAACTGTGAG GTATTCATTGGTCGGATCCCGCACGACTGCTTCGAGGACACGCTGGTGCCGCTTTTCCGGCAGGCTGGCGAGCTTTTCGAGTTCCGGCTTATGATCAACTTCTCTGGGTGGAATCGCGG GTATGCGTTTGCCATGTACACGAATGACGCGGAGGCTAGTAACGCCATACGCATGTTCAATAACTACATGATCCGACCCTCCTGGCAGCTTG GCGTGTGCCCTTCAATCAACAACTGCCGCATCTTCATCTCGCGCATACCACCGACCCTGTCTTCTGCCGAGATCGTGCGTCTGCTCTACGAGCTAACTGACGAAGTGCAGGAG GTCCGCGTGCGTCGCTCGATCGCGTCGAGCGCCGCCATCGTGGAGTACAAGTCGCACCGCGGTGCCGCCATGGCGCGCAAGGCGCTGGTGGCGGCCGCGGCCGCCGCGTGGGGCTGCGGCGCGCGCCCCGCCGTCGACTGGTCGCTGCCGCAGTCACCGCAGCTGCTCAAGCAGTACCGCGAG GTGGGGCGCTGGACGGCGGAGCGCGGCGTGGAGCTGTGCCGCGTGGCCGAGGAGGGCGCGGCCGCGCCGCCGCTGGCGCCCTCCTACACGCTGGAGCCGTGGTCGCAGGCGCGCCGTCTGCGCATGATCCACGAGGCCGCGCGCCGACACCCGCCGCCCCCAGA